The nucleotide sequence acagattcattcatttgtttattgtttttgtgcatgtttgttgtttttcacgtcaaaaattaatatttttcacagctattttttttccgccacgtgtttttttgggaatcttctattttccattttttcaaTATACTTTAACAtgtttttactctcactgattaaataaatattggtctgcgacagacttacctgggaatcgtataggtatcacttttaaaccactggtttattttatttaactacctTAATTGCGGGCaattctaactccttcacataagtaaacccaagtgaaaaagacgaaaaaagtcgcgtgccttccagaaaaacaacaagcaacaacaacaacggttccgctattccgttgttgttctgttttttaggcatgtcccgtttggtctatgcatcttgcacataaaagcagggtatttatagacatatccgactatgcaaatcggtttataaaaatctattcttaaaacttcacatattattaaataatattaataaacctataaatttttttaagaaatacaaatatttgaaaacagaaacctattattttaaatggttgttttatcatttacgaacaaatgttgcattattcaaaaggcaagggtgcacaaaagtctatatattttagttgctgggcctccttcccatcacacgcacttttccgtctgagacatggcgagagagggagagcccaaaattactttttgtgcgttctctttgcggacccgactgagagcgcgtcgctttgccgccgttgcgctcagctctgccggcgtcgctggcttctctgccgacgtcgcagtcggcttcgtgatgattgggcgcttaacaaaattgtggaactgcagggtTGGTTCTGCAGCATTTTTAATCAATTTGTGTGTGTGGCGCAACCCATTATCAGTGGTGACAACAAAACGGAAAACATTCAAGCCctaaatgaaaattaaaaccaCATTTTAGAAGCACGCGGTTGGCGGCTGAATTTGGCACTGACACAAGCACAAAAGCCGCATTCAAGGCCGTTGGAGCGGGAAGTGGGCGGATGTTTGGCAGAAGGTCAAAGGGGGACCCATGAGCGCGCGACCCTTTGTTGGCCGTGCCATTTAAAGCGAATTCAAATCGAGTCGCCAGCTCTTGTTGACACTGCCATCGTCACAGGCATCAGCGCTATCGACatcaacatcatcatcatctgaTGTATCCCATCGAGCTCAACTCTTCAGGTGTCATCTATTGACAGGAGCACACAAACACATATTGGAAAATATGGTCGCTTTATTCTTCGTTTTGTTCAGGTCTCTCTAATGAAGGTTGTTCGTGAAATGGCCACATGGGAAATTGCGATAATTGCTCTAACAGTGGTTTCGACAAGCGTTGCAAAAAAATGTCtggttttaaaattaataaatggtTTGTCGAATAGTTGCCATACCTTACTTtctcaaaatatttattttattttagtttacAGTGTAacatgaaaatattttcttttggCTTTGTTAAAGACTGGCTCTTTGATCATGTGCAGATCTAGaaaggggaaatggagatattaTATTAGATTGGCGTTTATAAACAGCGTGAGATCTTAAAATTACAAACTTGAACTGAATCGGAATCTGATAATAAATTTCGcaagatcacagcgttcacacGGACAGTCAGATTCCTCGACGAATCCTTCTAGCCAGTTCCATAtcaacgctgagatctcaaaAATTATGTTGGGATTACCCATGCAGATTCTAgggcttcctgcgcagcgcaggATTATCAATACTCATCCATATGCCTTGAATTGTTTAAGTCTGACCATTGATTGGGAAATCTACGCTTGCTCTAcgctatagcgttctttcatGCTCATGAATAGAGAATTCAGAAGCAGTGTGCTGATTCCCAGAActgacctaaaaaaagcgTGCTAAACAAAAAGTCAAATCTGAAAACTTGAAATAAATAAGTTGCAACTAACCAACCAACCTTTCCCATTTTTCGTTGCAGCCAATTACTTTGCACTCAACAACAGCTACTCTTTTGAGTTGTTGTTGTCGTCGAGGGGGCCAAACAGCTTTAGAATGAAATGGAGATGCAAAGCTACTCTAGTCATGGACCAACGACAACAACTTCAGCCACAGCGGAAAGTGcaacagcaactgcagcagtcccagcagcaacattcACACAGCGACACTTCAGTTGTCGACTGGAAGAGGCGGCCCGGCCGGAGGTCTGGCAGCCTTTTATTGGCTGCgacagcaacaccagcagcagcagcaacagcaacctCATCCTGCCCACCAGCAACATCCTCGTcaacggcagcagcagcacatTCCAGTGTGCCCGGCAAGCCTTCGATAAAGCGGAGCAGACGGCCCTCTACAGATGCGATGGGGAGGGTCCATTGTCAGAAAGCTGCACGTTGAGGCTGAGGGCGCGACTGTTGCAAGTTCCGTACGAGGCGTATGAGCAATTTGGACTGGCAATCAACGGGGAACTCAGTGATACATCCAGTGATATACTTAGTGATAGTTCGAGCTGCGAGGAGGGAGAGGATGTTTTGCAATGTGAGCTGGGGCTGACCCAGGAACTATTTCTTTGTCATTTGCAGCCGCAGCAGGAGCCATTTGGGGAGCTGGATGGCCTGGGGGAGGCGGAGCCCCTCTCGAACGGCAGCCTACTGGAGGCCTATCCCATCGAGCTGGGCAACGAACACGACGGACTCTGGTCCTTCCTCAACCTGAGCGAGCTAATGGAAGCCGGCAACGACACCTCTGGCATCGTGAATGCCACCAGCAGCAGTTTGGACATGATTCTGGCCAACTACACGGCCCATACCACAACAACAGTCGCCTCCACCGAAGCCACGTCGAGCGATATCGGGGTTACGAAGAGCTTTCTGGACTACAGTCCCCACGGCTACGATTGGCTTTTCCTGTTCGTGGTCTTCTTCATCTTTGCGAGGGGCTTGGGCAACATCCTCGTCTGCCTGGCTGTGGCCTTGGACCGGAAGCTTCAGAACGTCACCAACTACTTCCTGTTTTCCCTGGCCATAGCCGATCTCTTGGTCAGTCTGTTAGTGATGCCCATGGGTGCCATACCAGCTTTCTTGATAAGTGACTATAAGTTCTCCAatcatattattaaataactATAGTCAATAGTTCCCATAGTCTGTATCCCCTTGAAACACATTAAATGGCCATTATGCCGACTTCGTTTAAGCAAACTTTTTATCTTTCGCTTGGCTTCTTTGAGTGTACTCCAGCAATCAAGTGCCCATGCAAGTCAGCGACTAATGCATTTGCACATGAATTATTTCGACGCCATTTCCTCCAGCCCCTGCTCATCCCCAGCCCGCTCCCAAGCCCACCCATCCTTTGCATCCGCCTTTCCCATTGTCACGAGTTGTCATCCTCGCTGGCTGCTTCCGCTTTGGCTTAGCTGCACTCATGGCAAAATGAAGCAGTACTGCACTGTGAAAAGAAAACCAATTGTTGGGATACAAGAAGTAAATTAACTGTACTGAATTTACTACTTTCTTTTCGGGCAAGCATTTCTTATCTTTGAATTGATCTTATCAATCTGCATGCAAAATTTCAACTCTTTAGATCTaatagtttctgagatctcaACGTATCCTTATTACGAACACGATACTTTATTTATACCCTTaaatccttttttttaatattaaattagacttaaataaagaaaaattgGTTTTTACTCGTTAAATACAATGGCTTGTAATAAAGGGATACCATTTTTGAGATACTCTTGTTAATCTATTTTTTACACTGCAATCTTCTCAGTGTAGCAGAAGCCAAAGTGGCACAGCTTTAAACTAGAATGACAAACGTGTGACTCAGTTTGTTGGTGTTTAAATGCCCAAGTATTTTATATTCCTTCTCCTTTTATAATCCTCACTGCCACAAAAATCGGATGCTGTAATTAAATTTCCCCAAAAGTGGTAAAACTTAAGTTTCTTGTAAGCAGCTGTAAGCACCATCTAAAATTTTCAGAGCGATAAAACACAAAACGAAGGAAGTCGGGATACATTTTCCGACTCCTTTAAATGTCTAACTTGGATCAGTACTAACAGTCTAAATGAGATACGACCAAATAAAAGTCGTGTTTGTGGGAACTAAAACTGCTAGAGATGGCAAAAGCTTAACAACGCAGAAACCAGCAGAATGCGCCGACATCAGATACCCCTTACTCTGTTATCCTCTAGATGCCACCAGTTGCTAGCGCCTCTACTCTTAATGACGTCACTGACCATTTAAAGCCTCCAAACTTTAATTTGTAAATAAGAAAAAGGGAAACACGACAGACGATATCCATTAAGCTAGAACCTGTTGGCGcacaaatttcaaaaatacGTAAAATCTTTGGTGGCTTGACTAATTTGCGTACGACCCtgaaaaaaacaagaaacaaAGTCAGACCCACCCCTTACCTTTTTTATCCTGGCCAGAAGTGAACTCAACGTAGCGAAAACAGATGAAACGTTCGCATAAATTAAGTGTGCATCTATCATCATACATGAATCCTATACAAGAAGCCGAAAACAAACCCTTAGTCAAACCCCGTACCCAttgtatataaattaaaacaaacaatttaacAGCATCGGAGAAAATTATGGTATCAGTTCTTTAACAAGGAGGCGCGGTATAGTTTCGTTGCCAGACCTAATATTGTTTACGAAAAAGTATGTATTTAAAGTACGCTTCTGGGCATAATTCAAGGATTTcaagaaaaattatttaaaggtGTGTAAGGATATACAAGCTAAGCAATTTACTCGCTTCAAAGGATGCCCCACAAAATAGTTGTTGCAGGCGTGTGCAGAATCTATGGCTTACATATGTTTCAACAACTATTTTGTAGAGCATACTTAAACGTGCCCATAGGTCAAATGAATTCACTTGCTTAAAACTTTACaaagacattttttttaagaagaaGAAAggtaaataatttttaatgacAAAATTAAAGGATTTATTTTCTTACTTTCTGCTTATTTGTAGTCCATTCGAAAAGAAACAAGGTAAACATTCAAGAAGGTTTTTTTAATCACtctatttatacccgttattcgTAGAGCAAACAGGTATACTAGATTcctcggaaagtatgtaacatgtAGAAGGAAGATTTCCGACCtcgtaaagtatatatattcttgatcagcatcactagcctagtcgatctagccatgtctgtctgtctgctcCTATAAACGCTTTGATCTCGGAAATTTTAAGAGCTAGAAAATTGAGAATTTAGACTTAGATTATATGCATATGACTagagttaaaaaaaaaaatagttaaaatgaacttatgggcttttaatatagcaacaaaacaaatataatataataacaaaactgattaatattgatattacaaacatatcaatttgatatgaaAGAATATCAGTATGGTATGAAAGAATATTAGTCATATCGAACGCCGTTGTACCCTCTGCACACAGCATAAGTATGCCGTATCCGAAAGCAAATacagttttttcaaaaatacaatttttcaaaaatcattttgcttatattttttatgattttatgatttatgcatttgagccatatttttctcttttacATACAATTTCCGACATTGTCACCTtcaaaaaaaatgatttttgaaaaattctttttgcagttactattatttttgtttggagaacctttttgcatcaaaaaatttaagttttcaagacgaggaaaaaatttcaaaaagtagattttcacacaaattcgacatttttaataagtactgaatgggttaagaaaaGTATTGCATCAATCTAACGGCAtctaaattacctttccattgatgccaaagtgcACAAGAAGTAAGTTTAAATTATGactatatttaacttttgtttcgtcaaaatacttatgccAACCagtgtatatttataatttgtataaatgtaaatgagattttgttcttattatcaatacccTTCTACATggcaaaaattatttaaatcggAACATCCATTATAATGTCATTAccaacaaataataaataatcaGCAAATTTAATAGTAGTAGTAACGTAGAACAAATCGTTTGCTTACGAAATTTTACTAGCGCCACCTAGGTTTCATGTTATTTGTCGTGTTAGTGTAATCTCTTGAACAGCCGATAGGAATGAAAGATAGGTGGCGCTTTTTTGTTAGCTGAGTAGCATGTATCTGATGGTCGAGGCCGTACTATAGCGAGGTctcttgttatacccgttactcgtagagtaaaagggtatactagattcgtcggaaagtatgtaacaggcagaaggaaccgtttccgaccccacaaagtatatatattcttgatcaggatcactagccgaatcgatctagccatgtccgtctgtccgtctgtctgtccgtccggatgaacgctgagatctcggaaactatgggagctaggctattgagatttggcgtgcagatttctgagcttcttacgcagcgcaagtttgtttcagcacagtgccacgcccactctaacgcccacaaaccgcccaaaactgtggctcctacagttttgatgctagaataaaaattttaactgaaatgtattgttctcatcaatacctatcgattgatccaaaaaaaagtctgccacgccctctaacgcccataacgcttaaatctgtatacctccggtaggtggcgcattttaatctcgctttgctgcttgcatatctccatatagctgagtaacgggtatctgatagtcgaggtactcgactatagcgttcttccttgtttttaattgggAGCCACGATATTACAAAAACGACTTGTCCGATCGATTTTATATTAATCGAATCAATGTATAACTCTCCACAATCCTCGCAAAACTGCGGTGTccacattttcaaaaatttaattgaattgaaataaattgtattttttaaatgtcaAAACCTACCGGCACTTCGAAAATTCTTAAATTAGGACCATAAGTTAATAAGTAATGACCTAACCTGACTGTACCTAGCAAGAACACAGTCACAGTCACGTCACAATGTTTGCATATCAATTTTGGTCCTTATATGGCCATatcaaaattatatttttgcacATTTCAATGggttttttcattttaaattggTGTGCAGCATATCAATTTATATCATATAGCAATATTAAATTATCGACAAAACATGTGTTTCAATAACATTCAACACCGTGCAGTGTTTTATTTTCTATCTGTCAATTtcgatttttataccct is from Drosophila suzukii chromosome 3, CBGP_Dsuzu_IsoJpt1.0, whole genome shotgun sequence and encodes:
- the LOC136116999 gene encoding uncharacterized protein, which translates into the protein MEMQSYSSHGPTTTTSATAESATATAAVPAATFTQRHFSCRLEEAARPEVWQPFIGCDSNTSSSSNSNLILPTSNILVNGSSSTFQCARQAFDKAEQTALYRCDGEGPLSESCTLRLRARLLQVPYEAYEQFGLAINGELSDTSSDILSDSSSCEEGEDVLQCELGLTQELFLCHLQPQQEPFGELDGLGEAEPLSNGSLLEAYPIELGNEHDGLWSFLNLSELMEAGNDTSGIVNATSSSLDMILANYTAHTTTTVASTEATSSDIGVTKSFLDYSPHGYDWLFLFVVFFIFARGLGNILVCLAVALDRKLQNVTNYFLFSLAIADLLVSLLVMPMGAIPAFLISDYKFSNHIIK